The DNA region TGAGAGGCAGCCATCGACATGTTCGTAGTCAGCCGTCCCACCATAAGGTGAGCGCAACTGACCATCCATGTTTGACGTTGGTTTTCCTCAGTCGATGAGAGATCAGGCCGTGGAACGTGGTCGGATGGAATAAAAAGCTGCGGTAGAGTTCAGCAGCTGCTAGCTGGCCCCCCCCGGGAACACAGGGATGCGAGACTTACCAAATCAAGAGCTTCAGTTGAGTAAGGCGTGTCGTGGAGTCGTGGGCTAAGGCTATGCGAATCGGTTCGTGCTGGTGATGACGGGAAGACACCGGCGGCATGATACAAGGGGACTAGAGAAGTAGAAACCGAAACAAGAGAATGAGATGGAGTTAACGTGCATGCTGGGAAGCGGTGGTTATGTATGGTGAGGAGCCCAATTCCGGCGTGCTTTGCTGGTCTTGGGGCGAAATACGTGCATGGGACAACAGATGGTGAGGTTCATTTTCTCATGCATCGCGGTGGGTAGATGGACGCCGCCTTCCACCTTGGCACTTTGAGGCGACATCAGTGAACTTAACACAGCCCCGGTCGAACTACTCGAGGGCGTGAGGCGCGTGGCGTGCGTGTGTGGTTTGTGGGAGGTATCTCTGGAATGAAGCGCAGAGTCGGGGAGTTCGGTAACGGCCGCCATCTTCCTGCACGATTACGGGTACCTCCTCGGAGGGGACAGCAAACCGACAACTGCGTGTTACTGGGCACTTTGGCGCTGGAGTAACCTTACCGGGGAGGCCTGGAGCCGTCCCGCACGGCCTGTTCGGGCCGTCCAGCGAGCACCGGCCACTCCACTCCCGAACCGGAAGCCTACCATGACCGGCTACGATGCCGGGATCGATCTTCGGCCCGCCCATGACCTGCATGGCGCAGAATGGCAGGTTTTGATCGACCAGAGAACTGAAAATAACGTAGTAAGCACTTTGGTCGGCGATGAACGAAGCAGTACCTTCTCGTACATGATCCTTCCTCATGCGGCGGGGATGTTGGCTGCCTAGACGCACTGAACTGGGCCTTGAAGCTCTGGCTGAGCAAGAGATTCTTTATTGGAACTAGGAGTGGTAGAGTTTACTTGGCCATAGTTTCAACTCGGAACAAACTTCATTGCCCTATGTAATGGTTTCCATGACGACAGGCTGGGGCAACCTTGGTTGCTTAGTTATCAACCGGTGCAGAAGACGGACGTAGGCTTTAATATCAATCTTCATTTCTTTTGATAGCCCAAGGACAAATTATTGTAATGAAGTATAGACCAGTCCAGCGAGTTTAAGAGGACATGGAAAAAGCGAATGGTAGAAATCAattttcctccccctcttctccgtcttctccctcctcttcctcctcttcctcctcctcgtaAGGCTTTTGGGCATATACCACATGGCTGTAAAAGTGCTGTTAGCATGCATTCAAAAGAAAATGCCGGAACTCAGGAAAGCCTTACATCACGGTATAAGCATGGAAAGCCGCAGACTTCAACTCCTTGCGTACATGAGCAAGCAGCACCAAGACTTCCTCTCTGGTCCATCCGTGAATCCCGCAAAACGTCTTCAAGCTGAACGCCTCCAACCCGTCCAAAACCTGGATGAGGTTCGTCATACCGATGTCCCTGTAGTACGGGTGTTTCGGCCACGGTCCGATGGGCTGTTTGAACTGGTCATGAAAAACGCCGACAAAACCGGCGTCCTTGACCCATCCTTCTAGTTTTGGTCCAGGGCTAGGGTCGCGGCCAATCATGTGAACAGCCTCGATAAGAAGCTTGAGCCACTTGGAAGTTTGGTGATCCTCGGTGAGGGTGCCGTCATCGGAGTAAAAAGTGACGTCGTAGTCTTGAAACTCTACCCAGCCGCCGGGTTCGAGGTTGCTAAGACGATGTCAATACATGTTTTGGGTGGTTGTAGGTGATCATACTTATAAACGTTCCTGACCAGTTTTGGCCAGTCCGTAATAGAGCCAGACATATAACGGCTGAAAATGAAGTCGAACTTGTTATCGTTGACCCAGCGACTCTCGACATCGTCAATCTCGAATTTGACGTTTGGCGGTACCCTGAATTTCCGTTAGATTTCTACTTTTCTCTAACGGGCATGCCCTCGAATGGAACACTAGTTACCAAGAAGGCTGTATGGCACTGAGATCGTTCCCTAGAATCTGCGCAATAGTCAGTTTCACAACACGATCCGAACCGGCCGTGACCTGTGTCGTTTCATACCTGGGCGTTGGGGAAGACGTCTGCCGCCTCGATAGCCCCTGTCAACCATGCATGTTAATAGTGTTCACATCCATCGAAGAGCTGAATAGGCCGCTTACAAATGCCAGTACCAGTGCCAATGTCAAGAATGCGATGGGTCGTTTCCTGCGGGACTGGAGCCAGAAAAAGCTTCCTGCCTATTGTCTTCATAACCAACATGTGATTGAGATCAAGTCGGTCCATTTCGCTCTGTTGCATATTAAACAGTCAGTAAACTGTCTTTGGCACTGGAGAGAACCGAAGCCTGTTGTTACCTCATCATTGGGGACCAGGTAAGCTGTTTCGGTGTCAGTAACGAGCCATGTGGGATCATGTTCCGGACCAAGCCGGGACGGATGGCTGGCTCCTCTCAACACTTACATCCGGCGCGATAGGCATGATAACGGCGACCATACTCAGTCGGGTAGTCAACAACGCTTGAACTCAGGGATGCAGTGTATGTGGAACTGCGACATTAGCTATGGTCCTGAATAGAAAGAGCTGAGGGTGCTCACATGCGGTCGTCGATGTTCGACGTAGTCTCGCTGAGCTAACGTCTGGATTAGTGAATATCGCTACCTCGGGGCATGAAAACTGCGCACACTGGCTGTATCGTCGACTTCAAGCGCAGCAGAACCGGCTTCGGTTGCAGGGGGGCCTGCTGCGGTTGAAGAAGGACCGGCTGCGGGTGAAGAGGGACCGGCTGCGGGTGAAGAAGGACCGGCTGCGGGTGAAGAAGGACCGGCTTCAGACGCAGTAGGACCGGATTCGGGTGCATCAGGGCGGGTTGAAGGAGCCGTGTTGGGTCCAACTGAGGCTTCTCTTGTTGGAGAGGctgtcctcgacctcgaggtcaaggccggtGTGGGCGACTTTGGTGCAGAGTCCGCCATCGTCAATGTCGATCACTGGGCTCCAATGCAATGATGTAGGGAATGTGATGTTCCAATAtccgagggcggcgaactTGCTCATCTTAAAGAACTCGTTCTCGC from Colletotrichum higginsianum IMI 349063 chromosome 4, whole genome shotgun sequence includes:
- a CDS encoding UMTA methyltransferase, giving the protein MADSAPKSPTPALTSRSRTASPTREASVGPNTAPSTRPDAPESGPTASEAGPSSPAAGPSSPAAGPSSPAAGPSSTAAGPPATEAGSAALEVDDTASLSETTSNIDDRISTYTASLSSSVVDYPTEYGRRYHAYRAGSYLVPNDESEMDRLDLNHMLVMKTIGRKLFLAPVPQETTHRILDIGTGTGIWAIEAADVFPNAQILGNDLSAIQPSWVPPNVKFEIDDVESRWVNDNKFDFIFSRYMSGSITDWPKLVRNVYNNLEPGGWVEFQDYDVTFYSDDGTLTEDHQTSKWLKLLIEAVHMIGRDPSPGPKLEGWVKDAGFVGVFHDQFKQPIGPWPKHPYYRDIGMTNLIQVLDGLEAFSLKTFCGIHGWTREEVLVLLAHVRKELKSAAFHAYTVIHVVYAQKPYEEEEEEEEEGEDGEEGEEN